The Deltaproteobacteria bacterium genome contains a region encoding:
- a CDS encoding DUF3341 domain-containing protein, whose product MAGKQTAVLGIYPDYASVEKAVDVLKVAGFRNKDISVLFPEKAGSKAFAHDKGTRAPEGAAAGAGTGAVLGGTLGWLVGIGTLAIPGVGPFIAAGPLMAALAGMGVGGAVGGITGALIGLGIPEHEAKRYEVQVKEGAILLSVHADSPDWAKRAEEILTQTGAQNISSTGETSANYVRSGHDTAAPAA is encoded by the coding sequence ATGGCCGGAAAACAGACAGCAGTGTTGGGTATTTACCCCGATTACGCCAGCGTGGAGAAAGCCGTCGACGTCTTGAAGGTGGCCGGATTTCGGAACAAGGATATTTCCGTACTCTTTCCGGAAAAAGCAGGCTCCAAAGCGTTCGCCCACGACAAAGGGACCAGGGCTCCAGAGGGTGCTGCCGCAGGCGCCGGAACGGGTGCGGTGCTGGGCGGTACACTCGGATGGTTGGTGGGTATCGGCACTCTGGCGATACCGGGTGTGGGTCCCTTTATCGCCGCCGGTCCGCTCATGGCGGCCCTGGCGGGGATGGGCGTGGGCGGTGCAGTCGGTGGGATAACGGGCGCGCTGATCGGCCTGGGGATTCCGGAGCACGAGGCCAAGCGCTATGAGGTCCAGGTAAAAGAGGGCGCCATCCTCCTCTCCGTGCATGCGGACAGTCCAGACTGGGCGAAACGCGCGGAGGAGATCCTGACACAGACGGGAGCGCAGAATATCTCGTCAACCGGAGAGACCAGCGCCAACTACGTCAGAAGCGGTCACGACACGGCAGCGCCGGCGGCGTGA